The nucleotide sequence CCCGAGGTGGGCGGCGACACGATCTGGGTCAACATGGCCGAGGCATATCGCAGGCTGCCCGAGCAGATCAAGACGCAGATCGCCGACCTGCGCGCACGACACAGCATCGAAGCGACCTTCGGTGCCCGCATGCCGATGGAGCGGCGCCACCAGCTGAAGGCCCAGTACCCGGACCCGGAGCACCCGGTGGTGCGTACCCACCCCGAGACCGGCGAGAAGATCCTCTTCGTCAACGCCTACACCACTCACCTCGTGAACTACCACACGCCCGAGAACGTGCGCTTCGGCCAGGACTACGCGCCCGGGGCGAGCAACCTCCTGAACTACCTGATCAGCCAGGCGGCCGTCCCCGAGTACCAGGTGCGCTGGCGCTGGCAGAACAACAGCTTCGCCATCTGGGACAACCGCTCCACACAGCACTACGCCGTTCAGGACTACTGGCCCGCCGTCCGCAAGATGGAGCGCGCCGGAATCGTTGGTGACCGGACCTTCTGAGCCCTGGCCGACGACCGAAAGGTGACGCCCATGGGACTGCACACGACCGCCATGAAGGCGCCGGAGACGTCTCCCGTCACACCGGCCGTATCCCGCGGCTATGCCTGGCTGGTGTTCGCCCTGAGTTTCGGGCTTCTGCTGTCCGACTACATGTCGCGACAGGTCCTCAACGCCGTCTTTCCTCAGCTGAAGGCCGAATGGCTGGTCTCCGACTCCCAGTTGGGGTCGCTCAGCGGCATCGTGGCCCTGATGGTCGGTGTGCTCACCTTCCCCCTGTCGCTCCTCGCGGACCGGTGGGGCAGGGTCAAGATGCTGGTGATCGCCGCAGTGGTGTGGAGTCTGGCGACTTTGGGCTGTGCCGTTTCCGCCAGCTACGGCCAGATGTTCGTGGGCCGGTTCATGGTGGGCGTCGGAGAGGCGGCCTACGGGAGTGTCGGTATCGCGGTGGTCCTCAGCGTCTTCCCCGTCCGTCTGCGGGCCACGCTCTCCGGCGCGTTCATGGCGGGAGGGTCGTTCGGATCCGTGCTGGGCGTGTCGGTCGGCGGCGTCATAGGCGAGGCGTACGGCTGGCGCTGGGCGTTCGGTGTCATGGGGGCCTTCGGACTGGTGCTGGCCGCGGTCTACGGTCTCGTGGTCACCGAGAAGAGGCTCGGGTCGGCCGCGAGCAAGAACAGCGGCCGGCCCGGTGAACGTGCTCCCCTCGGGCCCCAGCTGCGGCGGCTGTTCTCCTCGGTCTCCGTCGTCTGTGCCTACATCGGCAGCGGGGCCCAGATGTTCCTCACGATGGCCTTGCTGGCCTGGATGCCCAGCTTCCTCAACCGCTACTACGACATGGCCACCGCGAAGGCCGGGTTGGCTGCCGGGGGCTTTGCGCTGCTCAGCGGCACGGGAATGATCCTCTGGGGGGTCGTCGCGGACCGCCTCAGCAAGGGGGCCGGGATCCGGAAGTGGACCGTTGCGACCGCCTGCAGCCTCGGGTCGCTCGTTCTGCTGATGACCGCATTCCAGCTGCCCACCGGGCCGCCGCAGCTCATACTGATCGCTGCCGGGACCCTGGTGGTCGGCGGCACCGCCGGCCCGGCGGCTGCCATGGTGGCGAGGCTGACCCCGGCCGCCATCGCGGCGACGGCCATGGCCACACTCACCCTGGCCAACAGTCTGCTCGGGCTCGCCCCGGGGCCCGCGGTGACCGGCATGCTCGCGGACCGCTGGGGTCTGCTCGGCGCGCTGAAGGTGGTTCCGCTGGTCGCGCTCGCAGGCAGCATGGCCTTCGCCATCGGCAGGTCCTCCTACGAAAAAGATCTGCGCCGCCTGGGGCTACTCCCCGACCCGGCGGTCACGACCCCGGAGTATTCGTCATGAGCCTCACCCCATCGCCGACGATCGTGATAGTCCCCGGACTGCGTGATCACGTGTCGGACCACTGGCAGACCATCCTCGCCAACAAGATCGAAAACTGCCGTTCGGTGCCGCCGCTGGAGAAGGACAGGCTGGCCTGCGACGCCCAGGTCGCCGCTTTGGACGGGGTGCTGTCGGACATCTCCGGCGCGGTAGTGCTGGTCGCCCACAGCGCCGGGGTGATGACCACCGTGCACTGGGCGCAACGGCACCAGCGTCCGGTCAAGGGGGCGCTGCTGGCCGCGCCGCCGGACTTCGAAAACCCGTTGCCGGAGGGCTACCCCACTCCGGAGACCTTGGGCGAAAACGGCTGGACGCCAACTCCGCGGATACCGCTGCCCTTCCCCAGCATCGTCGCAGCGAGCACCAACGATCCACTGGCCGATGCCGATCGCGTCGCCGACCTCGCGCGGACGTGGGGGAGCCGCCTCGCGGTCCTCGGCCCCGTCGGACACCTCAACCCCGCCTCCGGCTATGGCGAATGGCCTCAGGCGCAAGAATTCATCCGCGAGCTCAGCTGAGCCTCGTCCGAAGTGCCCAACTGACCTGACGTGGCGGTCTCCTCGCACTCCCTCCTACTCATCCCGGGCAGGAGGGAGTCGTTGGCCGGTTCACGTGGGCATCGTCAGACACGTGTGAGCGGGCCATCCGGAGCTCTGAAGGTTCCGGAGGCTCCAAAGGCACTTCCACCCCATCGGCTCCGCACTGGTCCCACCCGCACGACCCGTCCCTGGAGACTCCCATGAGCACCGACTCCGAACTGCTGTGGTCCCCAAGCCGCTCGACGGCCGAAAGCTCCAATATCGCCAGCTTCATGCGCTGGCTGAGCGAGGCCCGGGGACTGTCCTTCTCCACCTACCCGGAACTGTGGCGCTGGAGCACCACCGGCCTCACCGCATTCTGGTCGGCGGTATGGGAGTTCTACGGCCTCGACACCGTCAGCGGCTACGACGCCGTGCTGCCCGACCCGTCGATGCCCCAAGCCACCTGGTTCCCCGGAGCCCGGCTGAACTTCGCCCAGCAGTGCTTCGCACGCGCCACGGACGCGCGCCCGGCCTTGATCTCGGTAGCCGAGGACGGCGTTCCTGTCGAGACCTCGTGGGAGCAGCTCGAGCGAGAGGTCGCGGCTGTCGCCGCGTCCCTTCGAGGTATGGGCGTCGGACCTGGCGACCGCGTCGCCGGCTACCTGCCGAATACGTCACATGCCGTGGTCGCGTTGCTGGCGACCGCCGCTGTCGGCGCGGTGTGGACGGTGTGCTCGCCGGACTTCGGCACGCCCAGCGTTCTCGCGCGCATGCGGCAGGCACAGCCGACGGTTCTGGTGGCCGCCGATGGCTACTTCTACGGGGGCAAGGAGTTCGACCGGCGTCCGCAGATCGCTGAGCTCGCGGACGGACTGCCCACGGTGCGGCACCTGATCGCGGTCGACTACCTCCACACGTCCTCCAGCACATCGTCGTGGTCCCAGCGCCCTGAGGTGGTACAGCACTCCTGGTCCGCCCTGCTGGCGAACGAAGCGCACCTCACCTTTGTCGACGTCCCCTTCGACCATCCCCTGTGGATCTTGTGGTCCTCGGGCACCACGGGCGTGCCGAAGGGCATCGTGCAGGGCCACGGCGGCATCTAGAGGTGCCGGTCAAGCGCATCATCCAAGGCGCTCCCATCGCCGAGGCGAGCGCTGAGGGTGCCATCACCCACCCCGAGATGCTGGCCTGGTTCGCGGACTTCACGACCAGGCTCCCCGCGGGACGCTGACGTCGCGGCCGAGACCAGTTGTTACTGGTCTTCGACCACACGTTGCCGGCGCGAGGACCCCGCATCCCCGGAGAACCGCAAGCTTCCGGAGCAATCAACCTGGCCTCGGTCGCCACGGCACAGATGAACTCTCCCAGGGCTCCCGCTCACAAGGAACTGGTCAGGAATTGGAGAACGAGGCTGGTGACTGAGACCACCACCCACAGGCAGGCACCGAGGATGAGCGGTCGGGGACCGGTGCGGCGCAGTGCGGCGAGGTCGGTGGACAGGCCCGTTGCGCAGAGCGCGACGGTGATGAGAAAGACCGAGAGCTCGCTGAGTCCGTGGTGGGCGGCGGCCGGGATGAAACCCAGGCTGTTCGCTGTGGTCATCAGCAGGAAGCCGATCAGGAACACGGGTACCAGCTTGACCACCTGGAGCCGGGGGCGGGCCGTAGCTTCCGATGCGGCACGGTTGCGGCGTCTCACCAGCCAGGCCAGCCCTAGGCAGATGGGGATGATCATGAGGCTACGGGTGAGTTTGACGGTGACCGCGTAGTTCGCTGCGGTCTGACCATAGACGGTGGCAGCGGCGACCACTGAGGACGTGTCGTTGACCGCCGTCCCCGCGAAGAGGCCGAAGCTGTGCTGGCTCATCCCCAACAGGTGGCCGAGCAGTGGGAAGGCGAGCACGGCGGCGACATTGAACAAGAAGATGGTGGAGACCGCGTAGGCCACCTCAACCCCGGCTGCGCCGATGACCGGGGCAGTCGCTGCGATCGCCGACGCGCCGCAGATGCCTGTGCCCACGCCGATCAGCGTACGCAGGTCCCCAACGATGCCGAGCCACCGGCCGATGCCGTATGCGGCGGTCAGACAGACCA is from Streptomyces hygroscopicus and encodes:
- a CDS encoding taurine dioxygenase yields the protein MPQTIPMAKDDAPALVRPSVLRTSLTVEPLTCTIGAELFGVNLGDAARDDDLFAEIKNLLLQHKVLFVRNQDITRAEHVAFASRFGPLEDHPVLGSDPDNPGLVRIYKDLDSKPEHYENALHCDATWRECPPMGAVLRCVEGPEVGGDTIWVNMAEAYRRLPEQIKTQIADLRARHSIEATFGARMPMERRHQLKAQYPDPEHPVVRTHPETGEKILFVNAYTTHLVNYHTPENVRFGQDYAPGASNLLNYLISQAAVPEYQVRWRWQNNSFAIWDNRSTQHYAVQDYWPAVRKMERAGIVGDRTF
- a CDS encoding multidrug DMT transporter permease, with product MGLHTTAMKAPETSPVTPAVSRGYAWLVFALSFGLLLSDYMSRQVLNAVFPQLKAEWLVSDSQLGSLSGIVALMVGVLTFPLSLLADRWGRVKMLVIAAVVWSLATLGCAVSASYGQMFVGRFMVGVGEAAYGSVGIAVVLSVFPVRLRATLSGAFMAGGSFGSVLGVSVGGVIGEAYGWRWAFGVMGAFGLVLAAVYGLVVTEKRLGSAASKNSGRPGERAPLGPQLRRLFSSVSVVCAYIGSGAQMFLTMALLAWMPSFLNRYYDMATAKAGLAAGGFALLSGTGMILWGVVADRLSKGAGIRKWTVATACSLGSLVLLMTAFQLPTGPPQLILIAAGTLVVGGTAGPAAAMVARLTPAAIAATAMATLTLANSLLGLAPGPAVTGMLADRWGLLGALKVVPLVALAGSMAFAIGRSSYEKDLRRLGLLPDPAVTTPEYSS
- a CDS encoding alpha/beta hydrolase codes for the protein MSLTPSPTIVIVPGLRDHVSDHWQTILANKIENCRSVPPLEKDRLACDAQVAALDGVLSDISGAVVLVAHSAGVMTTVHWAQRHQRPVKGALLAAPPDFENPLPEGYPTPETLGENGWTPTPRIPLPFPSIVAASTNDPLADADRVADLARTWGSRLAVLGPVGHLNPASGYGEWPQAQEFIRELS
- a CDS encoding acetoacetyl-CoA synthetase; protein product: MSTDSELLWSPSRSTAESSNIASFMRWLSEARGLSFSTYPELWRWSTTGLTAFWSAVWEFYGLDTVSGYDAVLPDPSMPQATWFPGARLNFAQQCFARATDARPALISVAEDGVPVETSWEQLEREVAAVAASLRGMGVGPGDRVAGYLPNTSHAVVALLATAAVGAVWTVCSPDFGTPSVLARMRQAQPTVLVAADGYFYGGKEFDRRPQIAELADGLPTVRHLIAVDYLHTSSSTSSWSQRPEVVQHSWSALLANEAHLTFVDVPFDHPLWILWSSGTTGVPKGIVQGHGGI
- a CDS encoding acetoacetyl-CoA synthetase; translation: MPVKRIIQGAPIAEASAEGAITHPEMLAWFADFTTRLPAGR